The sequence TAAAACATCAGATCTCTGAAAACCGGTCATCAACGCTCAGAGAACTGTATTACATCTCCGAAGGCTGGAAACGGGCAAAATTTGGTGCACAGAATGATTCAAATCTGCTAGTAGAAGACCTTGAGATCCTGACCGATGTCCAGCGTGAACACTTTCACCTGCGGCCTGAAGAAGACGGGGCAAGTATCTTCGGACCACTCAAGATCCGTGAGGATACAAGACGGGGAACGAGGGAACTCCACTGCCAGGATGATATCGGTGAGTCAGGATACCAGATCCCGACCAATGTTGATTCCCTCGAATTTGTCGAGCATGATGCAAAGATGGTCATTGCCATCGAGACCGGTGGTATGTATGCCCGGCTTATCGAGAACGGGTTTGACGAGAAGTACCAGGCTATTCTTGTCCACCTGAAAGGACAGCCGGCACGATCCACCCGGAGAGTCCTAAACCGGCTGGCCAGTGAGTTCCAGCTCCCGGTCACCGTGTTTACCGATGGTGACCCGTGGTCATACCGAATCTTTGCAAGTGTTGCATACGGGGCGATAAAGAGTGCCCATATATCAGAGATACTGGTTACTCCATCCTCACGGTTCATTGGGGTGCAGCCATCCGATATCAGGGACTATGACCTTCCTTCCGATTCCCTGACTGAGCAGGATATCGCTGCTCTCAAGGCAGAACTGACTGATCCCCGGTTTGCAGGCGACTACTGGAAAGAACAGATAAACCTGCAGCTGGCACTAAACCTGAAGTCAGAACAGCAGGCATTTGCAGCACGGGGTCTTGATTTTGTCACGGATGAATACCTGCCGGCCAGACTCTCCGACATGGGTATATTACGGAGATAAATCCGGCACCAATCACT comes from Methanospirillum hungatei and encodes:
- a CDS encoding DNA topoisomerase IV subunit A, whose amino-acid sequence is MTGRKEDIRENTIKRLLAIPEKWYEQMTRGELPSVTMPTRTKKNIAYDEEAEVWKYGDRERLREAGTEKSALHILKMAYVIWFLKHQISENRSSTLRELYYISEGWKRAKFGAQNDSNLLVEDLEILTDVQREHFHLRPEEDGASIFGPLKIREDTRRGTRELHCQDDIGESGYQIPTNVDSLEFVEHDAKMVIAIETGGMYARLIENGFDEKYQAILVHLKGQPARSTRRVLNRLASEFQLPVTVFTDGDPWSYRIFASVAYGAIKSAHISEILVTPSSRFIGVQPSDIRDYDLPSDSLTEQDIAALKAELTDPRFAGDYWKEQINLQLALNLKSEQQAFAARGLDFVTDEYLPARLSDMGILRR